From Candidatus Omnitrophota bacterium, one genomic window encodes:
- the thrS gene encoding threonine--tRNA ligase: MNLETLRHSASHIMADAVKELYPDVKLGIGPAIEDGFYYDFDRKDAFRPEDLAKIEEKMREIISKNDKFTCEEMKKQDAVRLFEKTGEKYKVEIIKELEGDKITIYKHGKFTDLCKGPHVNSTGEVKSFKLLSIAGAYWRGNENNPMLQRIYGTAFSSDKELAEYLKFVEESKKRDHRKLGKELELFTIQDNIGAGLVLYYPKGAMLRSIIEDFIKKEHFKRGYEFVRSPHIMKSDIWVQSGHYEYYKENMYIFKIENQEYAIKPMNCPGHMLVYKSRVRSYRELPIKLFELGDVYRHEKSGVLHGLLRVRGFTQDDAHIFCLREQVEDEIIKVIDFVKDVMDIFGFKDMDIELSTRPPKYIGKVEDWERAQEALINSLKRKKLDFEICEGEGAFYGPKIDIKIKDALKRPWQCATIQCDFALPERFDLKYTGQDGKEERPIMLHRVILGSLERFIGTLIEHYAGEFPLWLAPVQMVLIPISDKQNEYAETLREKFSKEDFRVEIDKRDEKMQKKIRTAELEKVPYMLIVGGKEAKADSVSVRSKKSGDLGILRIEEFIKKVKDEINRKQ; this comes from the coding sequence ATGAATCTCGAGACATTACGACATAGCGCGTCGCACATAATGGCAGATGCGGTGAAAGAATTGTATCCGGACGTCAAGCTGGGCATAGGCCCCGCCATAGAAGACGGTTTCTACTATGATTTTGACCGTAAAGACGCTTTTCGGCCTGAAGACCTCGCGAAAATAGAAGAAAAGATGCGCGAGATCATCTCCAAAAACGATAAATTCACCTGCGAGGAGATGAAAAAGCAGGATGCAGTCCGCCTTTTCGAAAAGACGGGCGAAAAGTATAAAGTCGAGATCATAAAAGAACTCGAAGGCGACAAAATCACCATTTACAAACACGGAAAATTCACGGATCTATGCAAAGGCCCGCACGTAAACTCTACCGGCGAGGTGAAGAGTTTCAAATTGCTATCAATTGCCGGCGCGTACTGGCGCGGCAACGAAAATAACCCCATGCTTCAGCGTATCTACGGCACAGCATTCTCAAGCGATAAAGAACTCGCGGAATATTTAAAATTTGTTGAGGAGTCAAAGAAGCGCGACCACAGAAAACTCGGGAAAGAACTCGAACTTTTTACCATACAAGACAATATCGGCGCCGGGCTCGTTTTATATTATCCGAAAGGCGCGATGCTGCGTAGTATCATAGAAGACTTCATAAAAAAAGAGCACTTCAAAAGAGGCTACGAATTTGTCAGAAGCCCCCACATCATGAAAAGCGATATATGGGTCCAGTCGGGCCACTACGAATATTATAAAGAGAACATGTACATATTTAAGATAGAGAACCAGGAATACGCGATCAAGCCGATGAACTGCCCGGGCCACATGCTCGTTTATAAATCGCGGGTCAGGAGCTACCGGGAGCTGCCTATAAAATTATTTGAGCTCGGCGATGTCTACAGGCACGAAAAGTCCGGCGTCCTGCACGGCCTTCTACGGGTAAGGGGTTTTACCCAGGACGATGCCCACATCTTCTGCTTGAGAGAGCAGGTCGAAGACGAGATAATAAAGGTCATAGATTTCGTCAAGGACGTGATGGATATTTTCGGATTTAAGGATATGGATATCGAGCTCAGCACGCGGCCGCCAAAATATATCGGGAAAGTTGAGGACTGGGAAAGGGCCCAGGAGGCGCTCATCAATTCATTAAAGAGAAAAAAATTGGACTTCGAGATCTGCGAAGGCGAGGGCGCCTTTTACGGGCCGAAGATAGACATAAAGATAAAAGACGCGTTGAAGCGGCCGTGGCAATGCGCGACGATACAATGCGACTTTGCGCTTCCCGAGAGATTTGACCTTAAGTACACCGGGCAGGACGGAAAAGAGGAAAGGCCCATAATGCTTCACAGGGTAATACTCGGCTCACTCGAGCGCTTTATAGGCACTTTGATAGAGCATTATGCCGGAGAGTTTCCGCTCTGGCTTGCGCCGGTGCAGATGGTGCTTATACCGATATCCGATAAGCAAAACGAATACGCCGAGACGCTGCGGGAGAAGTTTTCTAAAGAAGATTTTAGGGTAGAGATTGACAAAAGGGACGAGAAGATGCAGAAGAAGATCAGGACCGCGGAATTGGAAAAGGTCCCTTATATGCTCATAGTGGGGGGAAAAGAGGCAAAGGCCGATAGCGTTTCGGTAAGATCTAAAAAGTCAGGCGATCTTGGGATTCTGAGGATCGAAGAATTTATAAAGAAGGTAAAGGACGAAATAAATAGGAAACAATGA
- the pheS gene encoding phenylalanine--tRNA ligase subunit alpha, with translation MEEKLNQLEKGILEALDNARTSESLEEIRIKYMGRKGELTEILKNIKNVPSADRPRIGERVNALKKSLEEKIREKLQTLGGGEKGAESFIDLSLPGSRREIGSKHPLTQIIDEICGVFVGLGFRIEEGPEIETEYYNFTALNIPDDHPSRETFHTFFLDVPAERHEGRGKDYKVLLRSQTSTGQIRVMEKEKPPLQVIIPGRVYRPDATDASHSFMFHQVEGLMVDEDIRFSDLKGVLDLFCKSMFGKNVKTRFRPHYFPFTEPSAEVDVSCIICGGKGCSVCGKKGWLEILGAGMVSPKVFEAVGYSPEKWSGFAFGMGVERIAMLKWGITDIRLFYENDMRFLKQF, from the coding sequence ATGGAAGAAAAATTAAACCAGCTTGAGAAAGGTATCTTAGAAGCGCTCGATAATGCCCGGACGTCGGAGAGTCTTGAGGAGATCCGCATAAAATATATGGGCAGAAAAGGCGAGCTTACCGAGATACTCAAAAATATAAAGAATGTGCCTTCGGCGGACCGGCCGCGTATCGGCGAGCGGGTGAATGCGCTCAAGAAGTCGCTGGAGGAGAAGATCCGGGAAAAATTGCAGACACTGGGGGGCGGAGAAAAGGGCGCAGAAAGTTTTATAGACCTTTCTCTGCCTGGATCAAGGCGCGAAATAGGCTCCAAGCATCCTCTTACTCAGATAATCGATGAGATATGCGGCGTCTTCGTAGGGCTAGGGTTTCGCATAGAAGAGGGGCCCGAAATAGAGACCGAATATTATAATTTTACAGCGCTCAATATCCCCGATGACCACCCTTCGAGGGAGACCTTCCATACATTTTTTCTCGATGTTCCGGCTGAAAGGCATGAAGGCCGCGGCAAAGACTACAAGGTCCTTTTGAGAAGCCAGACTTCAACCGGACAGATCAGAGTCATGGAAAAAGAGAAGCCCCCGCTTCAGGTCATAATACCGGGCAGGGTTTACAGGCCCGACGCCACAGACGCGTCCCATTCTTTCATGTTTCATCAGGTGGAAGGCCTTATGGTGGACGAGGATATAAGGTTTTCGGACCTGAAGGGCGTGTTGGACCTCTTTTGCAAGTCGATGTTCGGAAAAAATGTTAAAACCAGATTCAGGCCGCACTACTTTCCGTTTACCGAGCCGAGCGCCGAGGTAGATGTCTCGTGCATAATCTGCGGCGGGAAAGGCTGCAGCGTTTGCGGCAAAAAGGGATGGCTCGAAATATTGGGCGCGGGTATGGTGAGCCCGAAAGTATTTGAAGCCGTCGGGTATTCGCCGGAGAAGTGGTCAGGTTTCGCCTTTGGCATGGGCGTAGAGCGCATAGCGATGCTCAAGTGGGGCATCACCGATATCCGCCTCTTCTACGAAAACGATATGAGATTTTTGAAACAGTTTTAG
- the rplT gene encoding 50S ribosomal protein L20, with translation MARVKHAVSSRRRRKAVLKRAKGGYGGRSKLYRTAKETVMRAMAYSYRDRKVKKRTFRRLWIVRINAACRMQGISYSKFMNGLRKIKAAIDRKILADMAVNDMPSFVKLVEAVKKAPASARPVKK, from the coding sequence ATGGCTAGAGTAAAACACGCGGTTTCTTCGAGGAGAAGGCGAAAGGCCGTATTAAAGCGGGCTAAAGGCGGTTACGGCGGCAGGAGTAAATTATATCGTACTGCCAAAGAGACTGTTATGCGCGCAATGGCCTACAGCTACAGGGACAGAAAGGTAAAAAAGAGGACCTTCAGGAGGCTTTGGATCGTGAGGATAAACGCGGCCTGTAGGATGCAGGGTATTTCTTACAGCAAGTTTATGAACGGCTTGAGGAAGATCAAAGCGGCGATAGACAGAAAGATCCTGGCTGATATGGCCGTCAACGATATGCCTTCGTTTGTTAAATTGGTCGAGGCGGTAAAAAAGGCGCCCGCATCGGCACGCCCGGTCAAAAAATAA
- the rpmI gene encoding 50S ribosomal protein L35 yields MPKLKTRKAVAKRFKITKWGKVKRMQAGKSHILTKKEKKRKRHLRHGVLVSSAFARNIKRQLPYG; encoded by the coding sequence ATGCCAAAATTGAAGACAAGAAAAGCTGTGGCAAAACGCTTCAAGATTACCAAATGGGGCAAAGTAAAGAGGATGCAGGCGGGCAAGAGCCACATATTGACGAAGAAAGAGAAAAAAAGAAAAAGACACCTGAGGCACGGCGTACTTGTTTCAAGCGCTTTTGCGCGCAATATAAAACGGCAGCTGCCGTACGGATAG
- the infC gene encoding translation initiation factor IF-3, which yields MRINESIRIKEVRVIGENSEQIGVLATSEALRMARERGFDLVEISPKSNPPVCRIMDFSKYKYEQEKKERLARKKQKVVHIKEIKIKPNIEENDYQVKLKHLKRFLERGDKAKVTLVFRGREMAHTDIGIKLMNRLMKDLSEIAEPEKMPVLEHRAMVLIINPK from the coding sequence ATAAGAATAAACGAGAGTATACGCATAAAGGAAGTCAGGGTCATAGGCGAAAACAGTGAGCAGATAGGAGTATTGGCCACAAGTGAGGCGCTTCGCATGGCGAGGGAGCGTGGTTTTGACCTTGTGGAAATTTCACCCAAATCCAATCCGCCCGTCTGCAGGATCATGGACTTCTCAAAATATAAATATGAACAGGAAAAGAAAGAGCGGCTTGCCCGGAAAAAACAGAAGGTGGTCCACATAAAAGAGATAAAAATAAAGCCGAATATCGAAGAAAACGACTATCAGGTCAAACTGAAGCATCTAAAACGTTTTCTGGAGCGGGGCGACAAGGCCAAAGTGACACTTGTGTTCCGAGGCAGAGAGATGGCGCATACTGACATCGGAATAAAGCTTATGAACAGATTGATGAAAGACCTAAGTGAGATCGCCGAACCCGAAAAGATGCCGGTTTTAGAACACAGGGCGATGGTCCTCATAATAAACCCGAAATAG
- a CDS encoding phenylalanine--tRNA ligase subunit beta, producing the protein MKISYSWLKEYIDIKESPERLAAILTNSGSEVKAIELTSGDFIMDIEITPNRSDCLNYLGVAREISALTGKKVKMPLPRIKKSSGGAPFKVDIKDKTLCPRYTARFIRNISVKESPEWLKKRIISMGLRPVNNVVDITNFVLFE; encoded by the coding sequence ATGAAAATAAGCTACAGCTGGCTAAAAGAATACATAGATATAAAAGAGTCGCCGGAACGCCTCGCCGCCATACTTACAAATAGCGGCAGTGAGGTGAAGGCTATCGAGTTAACAAGCGGCGATTTCATTATGGACATAGAGATCACCCCGAACAGGAGCGATTGCCTGAATTATCTGGGGGTAGCCCGCGAAATATCCGCCCTTACCGGCAAAAAAGTCAAAATGCCTCTCCCCAGGATAAAGAAAAGTTCCGGAGGCGCGCCGTTTAAGGTAGATATAAAGGATAAAACGCTGTGCCCCAGATACACCGCACGGTTTATCAGAAATATAAGTGTGAAGGAATCGCCCGAGTGGCTCAAAAAAAGAATCATTTCCATGGGCCTGAGGCCCGTTAATAATGTAGTGGATATAACCAATTTTGTGCTTTTTGAG